One window from the genome of Salvia miltiorrhiza cultivar Shanhuang (shh) chromosome 7, IMPLAD_Smil_shh, whole genome shotgun sequence encodes:
- the LOC130995927 gene encoding WPP domain-interacting tail-anchored protein 2 — MVNNGMATITSDIGDPDDMQKFLHTSEGDDGALQNAMKVLSEVDTNLAHSSEKLANLENLLLHVLAVENDIEAINFGDDNISAEFVEKAFTFDLLYAILNFELRGLDNLMAGLQDLTVDALNKMSSSEHSTEVAGKLHDSENVLKRSHDQILGIKIQLAKLQMTSFIFKKSEYKHDWDLGVKEELHLATAEWKPQMRIVEQRRVLRMLEISLAREVELEKKLMEVRQNEEDFKSKICLREQVAVGMEEAAEAAWGSFLEADNRAEVLMGISKEMMLKLQFVNPNVTNASKREEELKSKLQDCVKQLNEKGALIQKLTCSNAQLVADNAQVTALTERVQTLEERLSQTESRLTEANASSERIQKELKLRDDEIESLRENVYAAESRAGSAEEKVSQLTDSNLELTEELDFLKGSNDSNTKKISLLEKQLRDLDIQLQHARASSEASQEQQNMLYTAIWDMETLIDELKQKVAEAESKTEIAEEQHVILSETNSDLNKELDFLRSKLGFTEASLDKATLQKRSNAKDISIKSSLIMDMVMQIAVERERIQKQLASLTKENKLLRETLQNQAKAVPVIMQDDKSYDDRESLSSGLDSANAESVENSPAKATETMPEIFEAEKAHMDSSPDENGTGWSCSGNVSTNSVPDVEAESLVRKRKSGKVYVVLAILVLLVPISAALLLRERLATSRPFDSRFFEL, encoded by the exons ATGGTTAATAATGGCATGGCGACTATTACATCTGATATCGGTGATCCAGACGACATGCAAAAGTTCTTGCACACCTCTGAGGGTGATGACGGGGCATTGCAGAATGCCATGAAAGTGTTGTCTGAAGTTGATACGAACTTAGCACACTCTTCTGAGAAGTTAGCAAACCTGGAGAATCTTCTACTGCATGTTTTAGCTGTGGAAAATGATATCGAAGCTATCAATTTCGGGGATGATAACATCTCTGCAGAATTTGTTGAAAAGGCTTTCACGTTTGATCTGCTTTATGCCATACTGAATTTTGAGCTGAGAGGGCTGGATAATCTAATGGCCGGTCTTCAAGATCTCACCGTTGATGCCCTTAATAAGATGTCTTCTAGCGAACATTCAACGGAAGTGGCAGGAAAATTGCACGATTCTGAGAATGTACTAAAACGGTCACATGATCAAATTCTGGGGATCAAGATACAATTAGCTAAGCTGCAGATGACATCCTTCATTTTCAAGAAAAGCGAAT ATAAGCATGACTGGGATTTGGGTGTCAAGGAAGAACTTCATCTAGCAACGGCCGAATGGAAGCCTCAAATGCGGATTGTTGAACAACGACGCGTTCTCAGAATGCTGGAAATCTCTCTTGCGAGAGAGGTGGAACTCGAAAAGAAGTTGATGGAGGTTAGACAAAATGAAGAAGATTTTAAGTCAAAAATATGCTTAAGGGAGCAAGTTGCAGTCGGCATGGAAGAGGCAGCAGAGGCCGCTTGGGGTAGCTTCTTGGAGGCGGATAACAGAGCTGAAGTGCTGATGGGAATTTCAAAAGAAATGATGTTGAAACTTCAATTTGTCAATCCCAATGTTACTAACGCAAGCAAGAGGGAAGAAGAACTGAAATCGAAGCTGCAAGACTGCGTTAAGCAGTTAAACGAAAAGGGGGCTTTGATTCAGAAGCTAACTTGCAGCAATGCTCAGCTTGTAGCAGACAATGCCCAAGTGACAGCTCTAACAGAAAGAGTTCAAACGCTAGAAGAAAGGCTTAGCCAAACTGAATCCCGACTCACAGAAGCTAACGCTTCCAGCGAAAGGATTCAGAAGGAACTCAAACTAAGGGATGATGAAATCGAGTCTTTAAGGGAGAACGTATATGCTGCAGAAAGTAGGGCAGGAAGTGCAGAGGAAAAAGTTTCACAATTAACAGACTCAAATCTGGAGTTGACAGAAGAGCTTGACTTTCTCAAAGGTAGCAACGATAGCAACACGAAGAAGATTAGCTTACTTGAGAAGCAGTTAAGGGATTTAGATATCCAACTGCAACATGCGAGGGCATCCTCGGAAGCAAGCCAAGAACAGCAGAACATGTTATATACTGCTATCTGGGACATGGAAACATTAATCGACGAGCTGAAACAAAAGGTTGCTGAAGCTGAAAGTAAGACTGAGATTGCTGAGGAGCAACATGTTATACTGTCTGAAACGAATTCGGACCTGAACAAAGAACTAGATTTTCTACGATCTAAATTGGGATTCACTGAGGCATCTTTGGACAAGGCTACTCTTCAGAAAAGATCGAACGCAAAAGACATCAGCATTAAAAGCAGTCTTATTATGGATATGGTTATGCAGATAGCGGTAGAGAGGGAACGTATACAGAAACAG TTGGCCTCTTTGACGAAGGAAAACAAATTGTTGAGAGAAACACTACAGAATCAAGCGAAGGCCGTGCCTGTAATTATGCAAGACGACAAAAGTTATGATGATCGAGAATCACTGTCATCGGGGCTTGATTCAGCTAATGCAGAATCTGTAGAGAATTCTCCAGCTAAGGCCACAGAGACCATGCCAGAAATTTTTGAG GCGGAGAAAGCGCACATGGATTCTTCCCCGGATGAGAATGGGACGGGGTGGTCATGTTCCGGTAATGTGAGCACAAATTCAGTTCCGGATGTGGAGGCTGAGAGCTTGGTACGGAAACGTAAATCTGGAAAAGTGTATGTAGTCTTGGCGATTCTTGTTCTGTTGGTACCCATTTCAGCAGCACTTTTGCTCCGTGAAAGACTTGCCACCTCCAGACCTTTTGACAGTCGATTCTTCGAGCTCTAG